The Xiphophorus hellerii strain 12219 chromosome 22, Xiphophorus_hellerii-4.1, whole genome shotgun sequence genome has a window encoding:
- the haao gene encoding 3-hydroxyanthranilate 3,4-dioxygenase, with the protein MSSQVPLVNVEKWIAENQDAFLPPVCNKLMHFSQLLVMFVGGPNTRKDYHIEEGEELFFQLKGDMCLKVIENGIHKDVHIKEGEMFLLPARIPHSPQRKANTVGLVVERRRLLTETDCLRYYVDNTTDILFERWFYCENLGTQLVPIIKEFMASNQAKTGKPDPNEVFREPPFQMNTMNVMTPFSFKDWLNKQRPSLANGRPINIFGAQFETEVMVFGPGLTETSVQQTDLWIWQMEGSSTVTMAEQPFSLTSGASLLIPEQSQYKWQRNEGTVALVVVQNPERKRT; encoded by the exons atgagcaGCCAAGTTCCTCTGGTCAATGTGGAAAAGTGGATAGCGGAAAACCAAGATGCTTTTCTACCACCAGTGTGCAACAAGCTGAT gCACTTTTCCCAGTTGCTCGTCATGTTTGTTGGGGGTCCAAACACCAGGAAGGATTACCATATAGAGGAAGGGGAGGAG TTGTTTTTCCAGCTGAAGGGAGACATGTGTCTGAAGGTGATTGAGAATGGCATCCACAAGGACGTACACATCAAAGAAGGAGAG ATGTTTCTGCTCCCAGCTCGAATCCCCCACTCTCCGCAGAGAAAGGCCAACACCGTTGGACTGGTGGTGGAGCGAAGGCGACTACTGACTGAAACTGACTGCCTGAG GTACTACGTGGACAACACCACTGACATCCTGTTCGAGAGATGGTTCTACTGCGAGAATCTGGGGACACAACTGGTTCCAATTATCAAAGA ATTCATGGCATCAAACCAGGCCAAGACGGGAAAACCGGATCCAA ATGAAGTTTTCAGAGAGCCTCCGTTCCAGATGAACACCATGAATGTGATGACACCATTTTCCTTCAAGGACTGGCTTAACAAACAGAGGCCATCTTTGGCCAACGGCAGGCCCATCAACATCTTTGGAGCTCAGTTTGAGACAGAG GTAATGGTGTTTGGACCTGGACTTACAGAGACCTCAGTCCAGCAAACTGATTTGTGGATTTGGCAAATG GAGGGATCTTCAACAGTGACCATGGCGGAGCAGCCATTTAGTTTGACTTCAGGAGCTAGTTTGCTCATCCCCGAACAGAGCCA GTACAAGTGGCAGAGGAATGAGGGGACTGTGGCCTTGGTTGTCGTGCAAAATCCAGAGCGGAAGAGAACCTAA
- the LOC116713143 gene encoding transmembrane protein 229b-like, translated as MKGRKVAVGGRSGRGTVVGDESPAEPDNLGPLHPLSALFRLYVYALHGCLCEVAFTAVYDWCSTRDQRLPGHSSIWALPMYGSAIFCMEALRARLLAQSRSLPVRLAVYTLFIYMWEFSWGVGLSLLGACPWDYSAHRYNLRGLVTLDYAPAWAVAGLIAEQHVIKNTLRIRLKNG; from the coding sequence ggACTGTTGTTGGAGATGAATCCCCAGCAGAGCCTGACAACCTCGGCCCCCTTCATCCTCTCTCAGCCTTGTTTCGTCTCTACGTTTACGCTCTGCACGGCTGCCTCTGTGAGGTGGCCTTCACCGCCGTGTACGACTGGTGCAGCACTCGAGACCAGAGGCTGCCGGGACACAGCAGCATCTGGGCCCTGCCCATGTACGGCTCCGCCATCTTCTGCATGGAGGCCCTGAGGGCCCGGCTGCTGGCCCAGAGCCGCTCCCTCCCTGTGAGGCTGGCAGTTTACACTTTATTCATTTACATGTGGGAGTTCAGCTGGGGCGTGGGGCTGAGCCTGCTGGGGGCCTGTCCGTGGGATTACTCAGCCCATCGCTACAATCTTCGAGGACTGGTGACTCTGGATTATGCCCCTGCCTGGGCTGTTGCTGGACTTATAGCAGAGCAGCATGTAATTAAGAATACGCTAAGGATAAGATTGAAAAACGGCTGA